Proteins encoded in a region of the Photobacterium profundum SS9 genome:
- a CDS encoding ATP-binding cassette domain-containing protein encodes MPALITHQLSFQLDTGEWLFQSLNFTPPNGITGLVGRNGVGKSVFLSLLLGNLSPTQGSVTCQGQIAYYSQLPSELLDGNTRVSDYLGVTDKLLALRAIEQGSCKQEYFDVIGDDWDIEIRLQQVLKTLRITSELNTYCHTLSGDQLALLQLYKLFESDAEILLLDEPSNHLDIDSKQMLATALKAFNGGFILVSHDKDFVRDVGVNMQVAIG; translated from the coding sequence ATGCCTGCATTAATCACACATCAATTGTCATTCCAACTCGATACCGGAGAGTGGCTATTTCAGAGCTTAAATTTCACCCCACCTAACGGTATTACAGGGTTAGTGGGTCGCAATGGGGTAGGGAAATCTGTTTTTCTCTCATTGTTATTGGGTAATCTTTCACCAACTCAGGGTTCTGTAACTTGCCAAGGCCAGATTGCTTATTATTCTCAATTACCTTCTGAACTGCTAGATGGCAATACCCGTGTCTCTGATTATTTAGGCGTTACCGATAAATTACTGGCACTTCGAGCCATTGAACAGGGAAGCTGTAAGCAAGAATATTTTGATGTAATCGGCGATGATTGGGATATAGAAATTCGATTACAGCAGGTGTTAAAAACATTGCGCATTACGTCGGAATTGAATACGTATTGCCATACGTTAAGCGGCGATCAATTAGCCCTTTTGCAGTTGTATAAACTGTTCGAATCTGATGCTGAAATCTTACTGCTTGATGAACCGTCTAATCATTTAGATATCGACTCAAAACAGATGCTAGCAACCGCACTAAAAGCCTTTAACGGAGGGTTCATTTTGGTGAGTCATGATAAAGATTTTGTCAGAGACGTTGGGGTTAATATGCAGGTAGCAATAGGATAA
- a CDS encoding IS66 family transposase, with amino-acid sequence MKINLPDIPESEQTPLVKGLIGIIEQLSDTVERQQEEITLLKDEINVLKGQKKRPKFKPSKLDTNTDEKSDQGSTDNKRSGSTKRSKNQTLTIHQDNIVQPEQPLPIGARFKGYRDFVVQELEIQSCNVRYRLACYLLPDGSTVTATLPNGLAGQHFGTRLRSYILYQYHQCQVTQPLLLEQLREWGIDISSGQLNRLLTENHDDLHEEKAELLAAGLQSTGYITTDDTGARHQGKNGFVTHIGNEWFAWFQSSDRKNRINFLSLLRAGNKGYQVNTCALNYMATNKLPAPQLALLANTPVTNFGCEEEWSAHLVQLGIVVKRHIQIATEGALLGCASENEALGKLAVISDGAGQFKVLQHGLCWVHAERLVHKLIPLNEGHREDIAQVRDEIWSFYKELKEYKKQPCDTKKSALSKEFDRLFTQKTRYELLNQQLKRLNKLKSSLLLVLERPEIPIHTNGSENDLREQVKRRKVSGGTRSDLGRQCRDTFSSLKKTCRKLGVSFWKYLNDRISQSNVIPSLGSLVLQKAHPASAY; translated from the coding sequence ATGAAAATTAATCTCCCAGACATTCCAGAGTCAGAGCAAACCCCTTTGGTAAAAGGCTTAATTGGGATCATTGAGCAGCTTTCCGATACGGTTGAGCGCCAACAAGAAGAAATCACCCTCCTTAAAGACGAGATCAACGTACTAAAAGGGCAGAAAAAACGGCCCAAGTTCAAGCCGAGTAAACTCGACACAAATACCGATGAAAAGTCAGACCAAGGCTCGACTGATAACAAACGGTCCGGCTCTACCAAGCGTAGCAAAAATCAAACGCTGACCATTCATCAGGATAACATTGTCCAGCCAGAACAACCTTTACCTATCGGGGCACGATTCAAGGGCTACCGAGATTTTGTCGTCCAAGAGCTAGAGATACAGTCGTGCAATGTACGTTATCGCTTAGCTTGCTATCTATTACCTGATGGTTCGACGGTTACCGCTACCTTGCCTAATGGACTAGCAGGCCAACACTTTGGCACTCGACTAAGAAGCTACATCCTCTATCAGTATCATCAATGTCAGGTCACTCAGCCTCTGTTGTTGGAACAACTTAGAGAATGGGGTATCGATATTTCCAGTGGCCAATTAAATCGCTTATTGACCGAAAATCATGATGATTTGCATGAAGAAAAAGCCGAACTTCTGGCTGCAGGCCTGCAAAGCACTGGCTATATCACAACAGATGACACCGGAGCTAGGCATCAGGGCAAGAACGGTTTTGTCACCCACATAGGCAATGAGTGGTTTGCTTGGTTTCAAAGTTCAGACCGAAAAAATCGGATCAACTTCCTGTCACTCCTTCGGGCTGGAAACAAGGGTTATCAGGTGAACACCTGCGCACTAAACTATATGGCGACAAATAAACTCCCTGCTCCCCAGTTAGCATTGTTAGCAAACACACCAGTGACCAACTTTGGATGTGAGGAGGAATGGTCTGCTCATCTAGTTCAGCTGGGTATTGTCGTAAAAAGGCATATTCAAATAGCGACTGAAGGTGCCCTATTGGGTTGCGCGTCAGAGAATGAAGCTTTGGGTAAACTCGCTGTGATCAGTGATGGTGCTGGACAGTTTAAGGTTCTACAACATGGTTTGTGCTGGGTACATGCGGAGCGGTTGGTCCACAAGCTTATTCCGTTGAATGAGGGACATCGAGAAGACATCGCACAAGTACGTGATGAGATTTGGTCGTTCTACAAGGAGCTGAAAGAATACAAAAAACAGCCTTGCGACACGAAGAAATCAGCCCTGTCGAAGGAGTTCGATCGGCTATTTACTCAGAAAACCCGCTATGAGCTCCTTAATCAGCAACTAAAGCGGTTAAACAAATTAAAATCAAGCTTATTGCTGGTATTGGAACGACCAGAAATTCCAATCCATACAAATGGAAGCGAAAATGATCTAAGGGAGCAGGTCAAGCGGCGCAAAGTCAGTGGAGGTACTCGTAGTGATCTTGGCCGACAATGCCGAGATACCTTTTCCAGCCTGAAAAAAACGTGCCGAAAATTAGGGGTTTCCTTCTGGAAATATCTCAACGACCGAATTTCTCAAAGTAATGTAATCCCATCTTTAGGCTCTCTGGTGCTCCAGAAAGCCCACCCTGCCTCGGCTTATTGA
- a CDS encoding SDR family NAD(P)-dependent oxidoreductase: MIVITGASSGLGAALAHLYSTEGKPLLITGRNAQRLENVAANMPEKVQVKQADLGKATDVEALLDSLECAPDTVIHCAGSGYFGPIEQQDPEAISQLIQNNVTSTIFLLRELVKRYRNHKVNVVVVMSTAAQAAKAEESTYCAAKWAVRGLVESVRLELKGCPMKLIAVYPGGMATDFWKTSGKEFDTSSFMTAEEAAHMLRQALVGTEHGFVSDITINRH; this comes from the coding sequence ATGATTGTAATTACAGGCGCAAGTAGCGGTTTAGGTGCAGCATTAGCACACTTGTACAGCACAGAAGGAAAACCATTACTGATCACAGGGCGAAATGCACAACGCCTTGAAAACGTAGCTGCCAATATGCCAGAAAAAGTACAGGTTAAACAAGCTGACCTCGGTAAAGCCACAGACGTCGAAGCATTATTGGATTCTTTAGAGTGCGCACCAGATACAGTTATTCATTGTGCTGGCAGTGGTTATTTTGGCCCTATCGAACAGCAAGATCCTGAAGCAATCAGCCAGTTAATTCAAAACAACGTGACCTCAACGATTTTCTTATTGCGCGAACTAGTGAAGCGTTACCGCAATCATAAAGTCAATGTCGTCGTTGTAATGTCGACAGCTGCACAAGCCGCTAAAGCTGAAGAATCAACCTATTGCGCTGCAAAATGGGCGGTACGTGGATTAGTAGAATCGGTTCGCCTAGAATTGAAAGGCTGCCCAATGAAACTTATCGCGGTTTACCCTGGTGGAATGGCGACTGACTTCTGGAAAACGAGTGGGAAAGAATTTGATACCTCTTCGTTTATGACAGCAGAAGAAGCCGCACATATGTTGAGACAGGCACTGGTGGGTACTGAACACGGCTTTGTTTCAGATATCACGATTAATCGCCATTAA
- a CDS encoding FAD binding domain-containing protein, translating to MVTVYRPDTLEQALDKLAVGEHTLFSGGTDLMVRHSARPGITPDFKHDVVFLDAIEELQHITPIELESDLGTEAGLQSGLCQSGLCIGAGVSLHDIEINPLVPDVLRQSVANIAAPALRNRATMAGNICNASPAADSLPALYLLDAKLVLSSIHGQREMPIANFITGPGRTCLHQGEVLTHVVIPKVDLPVTFYHKVGTRAANALTKLSVAGLAKVEQGKVVDWRVAFGAVGPTVVRSTVLEQKIIGQPVEMLREPLFIENILSGYSKVICPIDDQRSTAQYRHRASLNLLERWLTQLA from the coding sequence ATGGTAACGGTATATCGTCCAGACACTTTAGAACAAGCATTAGACAAACTAGCCGTGGGTGAGCATACCTTATTTTCAGGTGGCACCGATTTAATGGTAAGGCACAGTGCACGACCGGGAATAACCCCTGATTTTAAACACGATGTGGTCTTTCTTGATGCAATTGAAGAGTTACAACATATAACGCCGATTGAACTAGAGTCTGATTTGGGTACAGAGGCTGGTTTACAGTCTGGTTTGTGTCAGTCTGGTTTATGTATCGGCGCTGGTGTTAGCTTGCACGACATTGAAATTAATCCGTTAGTGCCTGATGTACTACGTCAAAGTGTCGCTAATATTGCCGCGCCAGCATTGCGTAACCGCGCCACTATGGCAGGTAATATCTGTAATGCGTCACCGGCTGCAGATTCGTTACCTGCTTTGTATTTGCTCGATGCGAAGCTTGTTCTATCGTCGATTCATGGTCAACGTGAAATGCCGATAGCCAATTTTATTACTGGCCCTGGCAGAACGTGCTTACATCAAGGAGAAGTACTGACCCACGTGGTAATTCCTAAAGTAGATCTTCCCGTTACGTTCTATCATAAAGTCGGCACACGGGCGGCGAATGCTTTAACTAAACTGTCGGTTGCAGGGTTAGCAAAAGTTGAGCAAGGTAAAGTGGTAGATTGGCGAGTCGCGTTTGGGGCTGTGGGTCCAACCGTCGTGCGCAGCACTGTTTTAGAGCAGAAAATCATTGGTCAGCCGGTTGAGATGCTACGTGAGCCGTTATTTATTGAAAATATACTGAGTGGCTACAGCAAAGTAATTTGTCCTATCGATGATCAACGTTCGACAGCGCAATATCGACACAGGGCGTCACTGAATTTATTAGAGCGCTGGTTAACTCAACTTGCCTAA
- a CDS encoding (2Fe-2S)-binding protein yields MKIEFFLNNECVSVDANPMQSLLNTLRGNLKKTATKEGCGEGECGACSVLFNGQLVNACMMPTAQAEGANIMTLEGLRQTAKGQCVIDALLEAKGVQCGFCTPGMVLALYALLNGRSDPTQHPTEKEIRTAISGNLCRCTGYGMIIDAANIAATKGEGLW; encoded by the coding sequence ATGAAAATTGAATTTTTCCTTAATAATGAATGTGTCTCCGTGGATGCAAATCCGATGCAATCATTATTGAATACATTACGCGGTAACCTGAAAAAGACAGCAACGAAAGAAGGCTGTGGTGAAGGTGAGTGTGGGGCGTGTTCTGTTTTATTTAATGGACAATTAGTAAATGCTTGCATGATGCCCACTGCACAAGCAGAAGGCGCGAATATCATGACGCTCGAAGGCTTAAGGCAAACCGCTAAAGGTCAGTGCGTGATTGATGCGCTATTAGAAGCAAAAGGGGTGCAATGTGGGTTTTGTACACCGGGAATGGTATTGGCGTTGTATGCCTTATTAAATGGTCGCAGCGATCCGACACAGCACCCGACCGAAAAAGAAATTCGTACCGCGATTTCAGGTAACCTCTGCCGTTGTACGGGTTATGGGATGATTATCGACGCGGCGAATATTGCGGCCACTAAAGGGGAAGGATTATGGTAA
- a CDS encoding xanthine dehydrogenase family protein molybdopterin-binding subunit, with product MDTVNTRFKLAEATGEAKYIADRHYEGLLEGRFFRSSCSRGVIKAVYVPELPEGYHLFGAKDVPGHNVLPIVEIDWPAFAEKEVRYIGQVIFLLVGPVPDVIEQLLQQIKVEYSPLTPAYTIEQSKALIDGAIHSTDNVFDTHALTKGDIDEGFAQAVTIIEETCSTGYQEHIYLETQGVVGYPQDGKVVIEGSMQCPWYVHHCMAVVLGHDHVRAIQCPTGGGFGGKEDYPDVLAGPLAVAVEKLQQPIRIVLERSEDIAFTSKRHPVAFHYRTGIDKHGNIVAMDVTFDVNSGAYLSLSGIVLQRSITTVTNVYDIPNVRVEGHAWATNTVPTGAFRGFGSPQTCFCIETHLNHVAKQLGQDPAAFKQRHFLQSDSTTLTGAKIFGDLVLDQMMARITDLSDYSQKTRSYLDQAPNTATRKGIGMAIFQHGCGFAGDLEDTLVRAKIRLIKEPDGNVYILASNTDIGQGLSLTFCKIVADSLCKPLESVHLAIPDTGVVPDSGPTVASRSIVIVGYLLEKAAEKLKSCWVEGEHQELEEVYRKPDYHVWDQNTYQGNAYQVTSYGVNVVEVDVDMATGETQITGAWAVYDIGRAIDAQVFKGQIDGGLVQALGYGSCEKMELTSDGVFAQKTMADYVIPTALDVPSIESDLVDNPYPYGPNGAKGGGELTHNGGAAAFAAAVELAIGKPFSSIPVTPEKVCEALYAEKMAVVIKANDQGAQYEY from the coding sequence ATGGATACGGTTAATACTAGATTCAAGCTGGCAGAAGCCACTGGAGAAGCGAAGTATATTGCCGACCGCCATTACGAAGGACTATTGGAAGGGCGGTTTTTCCGCTCTTCTTGTTCTAGAGGCGTAATTAAAGCGGTTTATGTACCGGAATTACCTGAAGGTTACCATTTGTTTGGTGCCAAAGATGTTCCGGGACACAATGTATTGCCGATTGTTGAAATCGATTGGCCAGCATTCGCGGAAAAAGAAGTACGTTATATTGGGCAAGTAATTTTTTTATTAGTTGGCCCTGTTCCTGATGTTATCGAGCAATTACTGCAACAAATAAAGGTAGAATATTCGCCGCTGACACCTGCTTATACTATTGAACAATCAAAAGCACTTATCGATGGCGCCATTCATTCAACAGACAATGTATTTGATACTCATGCGTTGACAAAAGGTGATATCGACGAGGGCTTTGCACAAGCAGTTACTATTATTGAAGAAACATGCAGTACGGGTTATCAAGAACATATTTACTTAGAAACACAAGGTGTTGTTGGTTACCCACAAGATGGCAAAGTGGTTATAGAAGGTTCGATGCAATGCCCGTGGTATGTGCATCACTGTATGGCTGTCGTGCTTGGTCATGATCATGTGCGTGCGATTCAATGCCCAACGGGTGGCGGCTTTGGTGGTAAGGAAGACTACCCTGATGTACTCGCAGGCCCGTTAGCTGTTGCGGTAGAAAAGCTGCAACAACCGATTCGAATTGTATTAGAACGCAGTGAAGATATTGCGTTTACCTCCAAGCGACACCCTGTCGCATTTCACTACCGTACAGGTATTGATAAGCATGGAAACATTGTCGCGATGGACGTGACATTCGATGTAAATTCCGGTGCTTACCTTAGCCTTTCTGGCATTGTGCTTCAGCGTTCGATCACAACTGTCACCAATGTGTACGATATTCCTAATGTACGTGTCGAAGGGCATGCTTGGGCAACCAATACTGTGCCTACAGGTGCATTTCGTGGTTTTGGCTCACCGCAGACTTGTTTTTGCATCGAAACCCACCTTAATCACGTTGCAAAGCAATTGGGGCAAGATCCTGCAGCCTTTAAGCAACGTCATTTTTTACAATCAGACTCGACCACATTAACGGGCGCGAAGATCTTTGGTGATCTGGTGCTCGATCAAATGATGGCACGTATTACTGACTTATCTGACTATTCTCAAAAAACACGATCTTACTTGGATCAAGCGCCGAATACAGCAACCCGTAAAGGGATTGGTATGGCTATTTTCCAGCATGGTTGTGGCTTTGCGGGAGATCTAGAAGATACCTTGGTACGCGCTAAAATACGTTTAATTAAAGAACCTGATGGCAATGTCTATATTTTGGCATCGAACACTGATATTGGTCAGGGGTTAAGCTTAACCTTCTGTAAAATTGTGGCAGATAGCCTCTGCAAACCCCTTGAATCTGTGCACTTAGCCATACCTGATACCGGTGTTGTGCCTGATTCTGGTCCTACTGTTGCTTCGCGATCTATCGTTATTGTCGGCTATTTACTCGAAAAAGCAGCTGAAAAGCTGAAATCTTGCTGGGTAGAGGGTGAACATCAAGAGCTAGAAGAAGTTTATCGCAAGCCTGACTATCACGTATGGGATCAAAATACGTATCAAGGCAATGCCTACCAAGTGACTAGCTATGGTGTGAATGTAGTGGAAGTTGATGTCGATATGGCAACAGGTGAAACACAAATAACGGGTGCATGGGCGGTATACGATATTGGTCGCGCGATTGATGCTCAGGTATTTAAAGGCCAAATTGATGGCGGTTTAGTGCAAGCTCTTGGCTATGGCAGCTGTGAAAAAATGGAGCTGACTAGCGATGGTGTGTTTGCTCAGAAAACCATGGCTGATTATGTGATTCCAACCGCACTGGATGTGCCATCAATTGAAAGTGATTTGGTGGATAACCCATACCCATATGGCCCTAATGGTGCCAAAGGGGGCGGTGAACTCACCCATAATGGCGGAGCCGCTGCATTTGCCGCTGCCGTTGAGTTAGCGATTGGTAAACCATTCTCATCTATTCCAGTTACGCCCGAAAAAGTATGCGAAGCGTTATATGCAGAAAAGATGGCGGTTGTTATAAAAGCGAATGATCAGGGAGCGCAGTATGAATATTAA
- the ssnA gene encoding putative aminohydrolase SsnA, translating into MLLLKNATAVQFEPAFIKEGVDIAIDGSTIKEVGANLSMKYPDAIVKEMHGKLVMPGLVCSHNHFYSGLARGVMADIKPSPDFISILKNLWWRMDRALDEEAVYYSGLICSLEAIKSGCTSVIDHHASPNYIGGSLSTIRKGFIKAGLRGMTCFETTDRNGGMKEMMAGVEENIAFAQLIDRAKEEGTEPYLVEAHIGAHAPFTVTNDGLAMMAEAVQATGRGIHVHVAEDRYDVTHSHHHYGQDIVERLDSFGLINEKTLLAHGLFLSDRDIDILNAKDGFLVHNARSNMNNNVGYNNKLIRFKNVALGTDGIGADMFEELKFSFFKHRDAGGPLWPDSFMKNLWNGNEILARNFGAKFGRLDAGNKADLTILDYTSPTPFVADNLAGHVAFGMNAGNVNSVMVEGRFVYEDRAFPFDIAPIYAEASKVAERLWKTMDQLD; encoded by the coding sequence ATGTTATTACTTAAAAACGCAACTGCTGTGCAATTTGAACCTGCATTTATTAAAGAAGGGGTCGATATTGCGATTGATGGCAGCACAATTAAAGAAGTTGGCGCTAATCTTTCAATGAAATATCCAGATGCCATCGTAAAGGAGATGCATGGCAAGCTTGTTATGCCAGGTCTGGTGTGCTCACACAACCATTTCTACTCTGGGTTAGCCCGTGGCGTAATGGCTGATATTAAACCAAGCCCCGATTTTATCTCTATTTTGAAGAATCTATGGTGGCGTATGGATCGCGCCTTAGATGAAGAGGCGGTGTATTACAGCGGTTTAATTTGTTCACTAGAAGCGATTAAAAGTGGCTGTACATCGGTTATCGATCACCATGCTTCACCGAATTACATTGGTGGTTCACTCAGTACGATACGTAAAGGTTTCATAAAAGCAGGTCTTCGCGGCATGACTTGTTTTGAGACCACAGATCGTAATGGCGGAATGAAAGAGATGATGGCGGGCGTAGAAGAAAACATCGCTTTTGCTCAGTTGATTGATCGTGCAAAAGAAGAAGGCACTGAACCGTATTTAGTCGAAGCCCATATTGGTGCTCATGCACCGTTTACGGTAACTAACGACGGTTTAGCCATGATGGCCGAAGCTGTACAAGCGACAGGGCGTGGTATTCATGTGCATGTGGCAGAAGATCGCTACGACGTAACGCACAGCCACCATCATTATGGTCAAGATATTGTAGAGCGTTTAGATAGCTTTGGGCTGATTAACGAGAAAACCTTGCTAGCACACGGCTTGTTCTTATCCGATCGTGATATCGATATTTTAAATGCGAAAGATGGTTTCTTGGTGCATAACGCACGTTCAAACATGAACAATAATGTGGGCTATAACAACAAGCTTATTCGCTTCAAAAATGTCGCTTTAGGCACCGATGGAATAGGGGCGGATATGTTTGAAGAATTGAAGTTCTCGTTCTTTAAACACCGTGATGCTGGTGGTCCGTTATGGCCAGACAGTTTCATGAAAAACCTCTGGAATGGTAACGAAATTTTAGCCCGTAACTTTGGTGCTAAGTTCGGTCGACTTGATGCAGGCAATAAGGCTGATTTAACAATCTTGGATTACACCAGCCCAACGCCATTTGTTGCTGATAACCTTGCAGGTCATGTCGCTTTTGGTATGAATGCGGGTAACGTGAACAGTGTGATGGTGGAAGGGCGCTTCGTATACGAAGACCGTGCATTCCCGTTTGATATCGCGCCCATTTATGCAGAAGCCAGCAAAGTGGCAGAGCGTTTATGGAAAACCATGGATCAATTAGACTAA